A region of Roseobacter litoralis Och 149 DNA encodes the following proteins:
- a CDS encoding aminotransferase class IV, which translates to MTTETLTTHDADDDPRNRDILIYINGQLLHRDAAKVSVYDAGFMLGDGMWEGMRLYDGVWSFFDAHMDRFFDSCTAVSLDVGMDRSGIMEALKQTAKANNMVTDVHCRLMLTRGLKAKPFQHPSLSRTGPTLVIIMEHSKPATALQDRGIRLATVPQVRGLPMSQDAKYNSHSKLNCVIACLQAEQAGADEGLMLDPHGFVNTTNACNFFIVRRGEVWTSTGDYCMNGVTRQTVIDICRAEGIPVFEKNYSLYEAYGAQEAFLTGTFGAQTPVAEIDGKPIGDGTRPVTQRIREVYKQWIAKDVAEQAHRWT; encoded by the coding sequence ATGACGACAGAGACCCTGACCACCCATGATGCAGATGATGACCCGCGCAACCGCGACATCCTTATCTATATCAACGGGCAGCTTTTGCACCGTGATGCGGCGAAGGTGTCGGTCTATGACGCGGGCTTCATGCTGGGCGATGGGATGTGGGAAGGCATGCGGCTTTATGACGGGGTCTGGAGCTTTTTTGACGCGCATATGGATCGGTTTTTTGACAGCTGCACAGCGGTCTCTCTGGATGTGGGGATGGATCGCAGCGGGATCATGGAGGCGCTCAAGCAGACGGCGAAGGCCAACAATATGGTCACGGATGTGCACTGCCGTTTGATGCTGACGCGGGGCCTCAAGGCGAAACCCTTTCAGCACCCGTCCCTGAGCCGCACCGGCCCCACGCTGGTCATCATCATGGAACATTCCAAGCCCGCGACCGCCTTGCAGGATCGCGGCATTCGTCTGGCCACCGTGCCACAGGTGCGCGGTTTGCCGATGTCGCAGGATGCGAAATACAACAGTCATTCCAAGCTGAACTGCGTCATCGCCTGTTTGCAGGCGGAGCAGGCGGGGGCAGATGAGGGGCTGATGCTGGACCCGCATGGGTTTGTGAATACCACCAATGCCTGTAATTTCTTTATCGTGCGGCGGGGCGAGGTTTGGACCTCTACCGGCGATTACTGCATGAACGGCGTCACCCGGCAGACGGTGATTGATATCTGCCGCGCCGAAGGCATCCCGGTTTTTGAAAAGAACTATTCGCTTTATGAGGCATATGGCGCGCAGGAGGCGTTTCTGACCGGGACATTCGGGGCGCAGACTCCGGTTGCGGAAATAGATGGCAAGCCAATCGGGGATGGCACGCGGCCCGTTACGCAGCGCATTCGCGAGGTGTACAAACAATGGATCGCCAAGGACGTGGCCGAACAGGCCCATCGCTGGACCTGA
- a CDS encoding c-type cytochrome gives MNMIQTLSTARHGLLLGLTACGLFLSSLAQAQEAFTLKGHGGPVKGISTQTDGTILTASFDNSVGIWTDGTPQWLEGHEAAVNAVVPVANGQVVSAGDDYSVRLWSPQNSTVRELGRHNAKVIRLAAAPDGQSVASASWDRTVRIWPIDGAAPVLIEGHDNTVSDVAFSPDGTRLYTSSADGTIRVWDAQTGAFLKRLVEHGFGINTLLVAPDESWLAYGAVDGGTRLVSLPEGVEIGDFTADRRPILAMAHSDKTDRIAIGDAQGYIMMIDSSALRITDDFQATPAGPVWALAFSPDGQNIHAGGISDVVHSWPVGSLDGAEQMTGTTRAFMTDPDQMTNGERQFKRKCSICHTLEPDGKRRAGPSLYDLFGRAAGAIKDYPYSPTLATSDLIWTEETVDLLFDLGPDHYIPGSKMPMQRITGAQDRADLISFLQSATTPE, from the coding sequence ATGAACATGATACAAACCCTTTCCACAGCCCGCCATGGGCTGCTGCTCGGCCTTACTGCCTGTGGCCTTTTCCTGTCATCGCTGGCGCAAGCGCAGGAGGCATTCACCCTCAAAGGCCATGGCGGGCCGGTCAAGGGGATCAGCACGCAGACCGATGGCACCATTCTGACCGCAAGTTTCGACAACTCGGTCGGCATCTGGACAGACGGCACACCGCAGTGGCTGGAGGGGCATGAAGCCGCTGTGAATGCGGTCGTTCCCGTGGCCAATGGTCAGGTCGTATCCGCAGGGGATGATTATTCAGTCCGGCTCTGGTCCCCGCAAAACAGCACGGTACGCGAACTTGGCAGACATAATGCCAAGGTCATCCGCCTTGCCGCCGCCCCAGACGGGCAAAGCGTCGCCTCCGCCAGTTGGGACCGGACCGTGCGCATCTGGCCGATTGACGGCGCAGCCCCGGTGCTGATCGAAGGGCATGATAACACGGTCAGCGATGTGGCCTTTTCCCCCGATGGCACGCGCCTCTACACCAGCTCAGCCGATGGCACGATCCGGGTCTGGGACGCGCAAACCGGGGCCTTCCTGAAACGTCTGGTGGAACACGGGTTTGGCATCAACACCCTGCTGGTCGCGCCTGATGAAAGCTGGCTGGCCTATGGTGCCGTCGACGGAGGGACGCGGCTGGTCTCCCTGCCCGAGGGCGTTGAAATCGGCGACTTCACTGCTGATCGTCGCCCTATTCTTGCCATGGCCCATAGCGACAAGACGGACCGGATCGCGATTGGCGACGCGCAGGGTTACATCATGATGATCGACAGCAGCGCCCTGCGCATCACCGATGATTTTCAGGCCACCCCCGCCGGGCCGGTCTGGGCGCTGGCATTTTCACCAGACGGCCAGAACATCCATGCCGGGGGCATTTCTGACGTGGTACACAGCTGGCCCGTGGGCAGCCTTGACGGTGCCGAGCAAATGACCGGCACCACCCGCGCCTTCATGACCGACCCCGACCAGATGACCAACGGCGAGCGCCAGTTCAAACGCAAATGTTCGATCTGTCACACGCTGGAACCGGATGGGAAACGGCGCGCAGGGCCCTCTCTTTATGACCTGTTTGGCCGCGCCGCGGGCGCGATCAAGGACTATCCCTACTCCCCCACGCTGGCCACATCAGACCTGATCTGGACTGAAGAAACCGTTGATCTGCTGTTCGACCTTGGCCCGGATCACTATATCCCCGGTTCCAAAATGCCGATGCAACGGATCACGGGGGCGCAGGACCGCGCCGACCTGATCAGCTTTCTGCAATCCGCCACAACGCCCGAATAG
- a CDS encoding ArsR/SmtB family transcription factor: MDIERSISALNNPVRRQILEWLKDRSNFPSALPEHEDLEGVCVAHIQEKAKLSQSTVSNYMGVLKQAGFVRAERHGQWTFYRRDETNIRAFLAAVQDELLSPQK, from the coding sequence ATGGACATTGAAAGATCAATATCAGCGCTGAACAACCCGGTGCGTCGCCAGATTTTGGAATGGCTGAAAGACCGGTCAAACTTTCCGTCCGCACTGCCGGAGCACGAAGACCTTGAGGGCGTGTGTGTTGCGCATATTCAGGAGAAGGCAAAGCTGTCTCAGTCTACGGTATCGAATTACATGGGGGTGTTGAAACAGGCCGGTTTCGTTCGCGCAGAGCGCCATGGGCAGTGGACATTTTACCGGCGCGACGAAACGAACATTCGCGCGTTTCTTGCGGCTGTGCAGGATGAACTCTTGAGTCCACAGAAGTAG
- a CDS encoding tRNA-dihydrouridine synthase — translation MSDSLGDGAGNPTGAQMRLYERWAEGGAALSLIGEVQVVPDYPEKPGNLVFASDADLPALRELAKRGSVNGAHIWPQLGHAGALSHAPISRPKGPSALDVAGLKCDGMSLDDIHNLPQVYAQAAMLAQKAGFGGVLIHAGHGFLLSQFLSPLFNHRTDSYGGTIGARFRIIREVLSAVRQAVGAAYPVGIRINATDKLEGGLTHHDALEVVRLLDDTSVDLIDISGGTYFPGAASSSDELATSGPYFTDFGKKAKTVTSVPIILSGGFETRDQALKTLEDSAADAVSLGRAMVLNPAIANAWQSAAGGDPAFPRFVSPPRGGVTAWYSMRLTALGEDAEHLFDPSPLEALEAYDRRDALRCEIWRQRFGAARLTPHR, via the coding sequence ATGTCTGATTCCCTTGGTGATGGTGCGGGCAATCCGACCGGGGCGCAGATGCGTCTATATGAACGATGGGCTGAGGGAGGCGCTGCGCTGTCGTTGATTGGTGAAGTGCAGGTGGTCCCGGATTATCCTGAAAAGCCCGGCAATCTGGTTTTCGCATCAGATGCGGATCTTCCGGCCTTGCGGGAATTGGCAAAGCGCGGGTCCGTCAACGGCGCGCACATCTGGCCGCAGCTTGGCCACGCGGGGGCGCTGTCACATGCGCCGATCAGCAGGCCCAAAGGCCCCTCGGCACTGGATGTTGCGGGTCTGAAATGCGATGGAATGTCCTTGGATGACATTCACAACCTGCCCCAAGTCTATGCGCAGGCCGCGATGCTGGCACAGAAGGCGGGCTTTGGTGGCGTTCTTATCCATGCAGGTCACGGATTCCTGTTGAGCCAGTTCTTGTCACCCTTGTTCAATCATCGCACGGATTCCTATGGCGGCACGATTGGCGCGCGTTTCCGCATTATACGTGAAGTGCTCAGCGCCGTTCGGCAAGCGGTCGGGGCGGCTTATCCGGTTGGAATCAGGATCAACGCCACCGACAAACTGGAAGGGGGACTGACACATCACGACGCGCTGGAAGTCGTGCGTTTGTTGGACGACACATCCGTGGATTTGATCGACATCAGTGGTGGCACCTATTTCCCCGGCGCCGCATCAAGTTCGGATGAATTAGCGACCTCCGGCCCGTATTTCACCGATTTTGGCAAGAAAGCCAAAACAGTGACGTCTGTTCCCATCATTCTGTCGGGTGGGTTTGAAACGCGCGATCAGGCGCTGAAAACGCTGGAAGACAGCGCGGCAGATGCCGTCAGCCTCGGCCGTGCAATGGTGCTTAATCCAGCGATTGCAAACGCATGGCAAAGCGCTGCGGGGGGTGATCCGGCCTTTCCGAGATTCGTTTCGCCGCCGCGTGGTGGTGTTACCGCGTGGTATTCCATGCGTCTGACAGCGCTAGGCGAGGACGCTGAACACCTGTTTGATCCAAGTCCGCTGGAGGCCCTTGAAGCTTACGACAGGCGCGATGCGCTGCGCTGCGAAATCTGGCGTCAGCGCTTTGGTGCCGCCCGCCTGACACCTCACCGCTGA
- a CDS encoding TIGR02300 family protein, with the protein MPKEEWGTKRLCPTTGKRFYDLNASPIVSPYTGEVVEVDLSKSRMIAADAEDAASAKAKKADTEEEAVLDDDDVDVDLDDDLLDDDDDDTDSVPLEEIADVAADDDDS; encoded by the coding sequence ATGCCCAAGGAAGAATGGGGAACCAAACGCCTCTGCCCGACCACTGGCAAACGTTTCTACGATCTGAACGCTAGTCCGATCGTAAGCCCCTATACTGGCGAAGTCGTCGAAGTGGACCTGAGCAAGTCGCGTATGATCGCAGCTGACGCCGAAGACGCTGCATCCGCAAAAGCGAAAAAAGCCGATACCGAAGAAGAAGCGGTACTGGACGATGACGATGTGGATGTGGATCTCGACGATGATCTGCTGGACGATGACGACGACGACACGGACAGCGTTCCGCTTGAGGAAATCGCTGACGTTGCAGCTGACGATGACGATAGCTGA
- a CDS encoding M48 family metallopeptidase, with translation MNDPYLPGDPPIPLIIRRSGRARRISLRISQLDGRVTLTLPDRVPEREAIHFAQEKEAWIRKHLANRTGNVDVGHGVVVPIGGIPHQVTEGAGRRISFAQGQVHVPGAVDRVGKRLGAHLKALARTRLAEASDHYAERLGKPYAAITLRDTRSRWGSCTAQGRLMYSWRLILAPPEVLDYVAAHEVAHLAQMNHSPAFWAEVERIYGDYAAARAWLRREGSSLHRYRFG, from the coding sequence ATGAACGATCCGTACCTGCCCGGAGACCCGCCAATCCCGCTGATCATCCGCCGCTCGGGACGGGCGCGGCGAATCTCTTTGCGCATTTCTCAATTGGACGGTCGCGTGACGCTGACGCTTCCGGATCGCGTTCCGGAACGCGAAGCCATCCACTTCGCGCAGGAAAAGGAGGCGTGGATTCGAAAGCATCTGGCCAATCGTACGGGAAACGTTGATGTGGGCCATGGTGTCGTCGTGCCGATTGGCGGGATACCACATCAGGTGACTGAGGGCGCGGGGCGTCGCATCAGTTTTGCCCAAGGACAGGTGCATGTTCCGGGCGCGGTGGATCGTGTGGGTAAACGTCTCGGTGCGCATCTCAAGGCGTTGGCCAGAACGCGCTTGGCCGAGGCCTCGGATCACTATGCTGAGCGGCTGGGCAAGCCCTATGCTGCGATCACGCTGCGGGACACGCGGTCGCGATGGGGCTCCTGCACGGCGCAGGGGCGGTTGATGTATTCATGGCGATTGATTCTGGCCCCGCCGGAGGTGCTGGACTATGTGGCCGCGCATGAAGTGGCGCATCTGGCGCAGATGAACCACTCGCCCGCCTTTTGGGCGGAGGTCGAGCGGATTTACGGCGATTACGCTGCTGCGAGGGCCTGGCTGCGCCGCGAGGGCAGTTCGCTGCACCGCTACCGGTTTGGGTAA
- a CDS encoding GntR family transcriptional regulator — MILNQRPADATPVAHDRVYRSLRGRIMQGAIPPGEALTLRGIGKAYDVSMTPAREAVRRLVAEGALTLSSSGRVSTPELSNERIEELASLRALIEVELASRALPRAHMALIERLQTINSTVAEAVAHRDAVSYIRTNLEFHRTLYLRAQAPAMLAMAETVWLQMGPTMRALYGRLRRKEPPHYHRLIIAALRAGDEPGLRLAVRSDVTQGLRMLAS; from the coding sequence ATGATTTTAAACCAACGTCCCGCAGATGCGACACCCGTTGCACATGACCGCGTTTACCGATCCTTGCGCGGTCGCATCATGCAAGGTGCAATCCCGCCGGGCGAAGCACTGACGCTGCGCGGAATCGGTAAAGCCTACGATGTTTCCATGACACCGGCGCGTGAAGCGGTGCGCAGGCTGGTGGCGGAGGGGGCGTTGACCTTGTCGTCATCCGGGCGCGTTTCGACACCGGAACTCAGCAACGAACGGATCGAAGAGCTAGCCTCGCTGCGCGCCCTGATCGAGGTCGAATTGGCCAGCCGCGCGTTGCCGCGGGCGCATATGGCTCTGATCGAACGCTTGCAGACCATAAATTCCACCGTCGCCGAGGCGGTCGCCCATCGGGACGCGGTCAGCTATATCCGCACAAATCTGGAGTTTCACCGAACCCTCTATTTGCGCGCGCAAGCCCCGGCGATGCTGGCCATGGCGGAAACGGTCTGGTTGCAAATGGGTCCTACCATGCGTGCGCTTTACGGTCGCTTGCGGCGCAAGGAACCGCCGCATTATCACCGTTTGATTATCGCGGCCCTGCGCGCGGGCGATGAGCCGGGCCTGCGTCTCGCGGTGCGTTCGGATGTGACACAAGGCCTGAGGATGCTGGCAAGCTAA
- a CDS encoding acetyl-CoA carboxylase carboxyltransferase subunit alpha, with protein MTQYMDFEKPLAEIEGKAEELRALARANEEMDVTDEASALDAKARTLLEELYSTLTPWRKCQVARHPERPHCQDYINALFTDYTPLAGDRNFADDHAILGGLARLQDRPVMVIGHEKGNDTKSRIERNFGMARPEGYRKAIRLMEMADRFGLPVVTLVDTPGAYPGKGAEERGQSEAIARSTEKCLQIGVPLVSVVIGEGGSGGAVAFATANRVAMLEHSVYSVISPEGCASILWKDAEKMREAAEALRLTAQDLKQLGVIDRIIPEPMGGAHRDAKTTIASVGRALADMVDELSSKDRTTLITERRNKFLELGSKGLAA; from the coding sequence ATGACGCAATATATGGATTTCGAAAAACCTCTTGCCGAGATTGAAGGCAAGGCCGAAGAGCTGCGCGCCCTCGCACGGGCAAATGAGGAAATGGACGTGACCGATGAGGCCTCCGCTCTGGATGCCAAGGCGCGCACCCTGCTGGAGGAGTTGTACAGCACGCTGACCCCTTGGCGGAAATGTCAGGTCGCGCGCCACCCCGAACGCCCGCATTGCCAAGATTACATCAACGCCCTGTTCACCGATTATACGCCGCTGGCGGGCGACCGGAACTTCGCCGATGACCACGCGATTCTGGGCGGATTGGCCCGCCTGCAGGACCGTCCCGTCATGGTGATCGGGCATGAAAAGGGTAATGATACGAAATCCCGCATTGAACGTAATTTCGGCATGGCCCGGCCCGAAGGATACCGCAAGGCGATCCGCTTGATGGAAATGGCGGACCGGTTCGGTCTGCCTGTCGTGACACTGGTGGACACCCCCGGCGCCTATCCCGGCAAAGGGGCCGAAGAACGCGGCCAGTCCGAAGCTATCGCCCGCTCGACCGAAAAATGCCTGCAGATTGGAGTACCGCTGGTCTCCGTGGTCATTGGCGAAGGTGGCTCGGGCGGTGCGGTCGCGTTTGCCACGGCAAACCGTGTCGCCATGCTCGAACATTCCGTCTATTCCGTCATCAGCCCCGAGGGCTGCGCGTCAATCCTGTGGAAAGACGCCGAAAAGATGCGCGAAGCCGCCGAAGCGCTGCGCCTGACTGCGCAGGACCTCAAGCAGCTTGGCGTGATTGACCGTATCATCCCCGAACCGATGGGCGGCGCACATCGTGATGCAAAAACGACCATCGCCTCAGTGGGCCGTGCCCTTGCCGATATGGTGGACGAATTGTCATCCAAAGATCGCACAACGCTCATCACCGAGCGGCGCAACAAATTCCTTGAACTGGGGTCAAAGGGCCTTGCCGCCTGA
- a CDS encoding LysE family translocator yields MPFETLSALVVFAFVSSVTPGPNNLMLMASGANFGFSRSVPHMLGIAIGFTLMIVAVGAGLIQMFDAWPPSYTVLKIFSVTYMTWLAWKIARAGPAKSGEAQGTPMTFLQAAAFQWVNPKAWAMALTALSVYATDATLVAFGLVALVFGLVNLPSITLWAVLGQQMARILTNPLRLRVFNWTMAALLMASLIPVLWPV; encoded by the coding sequence ATGCCTTTTGAAACACTCTCTGCCCTTGTGGTTTTCGCCTTTGTCAGCTCGGTAACGCCGGGGCCGAATAACCTGATGTTGATGGCCTCTGGTGCCAATTTCGGCTTTTCCCGGTCCGTACCGCATATGCTTGGTATCGCAATCGGCTTTACACTGATGATCGTGGCGGTGGGTGCCGGGCTCATCCAGATGTTTGACGCATGGCCCCCCAGCTATACGGTTCTGAAAATCTTCTCTGTCACCTACATGACATGGCTGGCGTGGAAAATTGCGCGTGCAGGCCCGGCCAAATCGGGTGAGGCGCAGGGCACGCCGATGACATTTTTGCAGGCCGCCGCCTTTCAGTGGGTCAACCCGAAGGCATGGGCCATGGCGCTGACCGCGCTATCTGTTTATGCAACGGATGCCACGCTGGTTGCGTTTGGCCTTGTGGCTCTGGTTTTCGGTCTGGTGAACCTGCCATCCATCACGCTCTGGGCGGTTCTGGGGCAACAAATGGCGCGCATCCTGACGAACCCGCTGCGGCTGCGGGTTTTCAATTGGACCATGGCCGCCCTGCTGATGGCCTCTCTTATTCCGGTGCTCTGGCCCGTTTGA
- a CDS encoding Lrp/AsnC family transcriptional regulator, translating into MSDLDQRTEHILRELTVNGRISNIELADRVGLSPSACLRRVQDLERAGLIKGYRAVLDRTALGRGFVAYIGVGLREHSKASQEAFERAIARAPEVRECHNTTGTIEYLLRVECADLPEYKSFHTDTLGAIPQVSSITSYVVMGSPKDERA; encoded by the coding sequence ATGAGCGATCTGGACCAAAGAACCGAACATATATTGCGTGAACTGACGGTCAATGGGCGCATCAGTAACATCGAACTTGCCGACCGTGTTGGCCTGTCGCCCTCTGCCTGTTTGCGTCGCGTGCAGGATCTGGAGCGCGCGGGCCTGATCAAGGGGTATCGCGCCGTGCTTGACCGGACCGCATTGGGGCGCGGGTTTGTCGCCTATATCGGTGTCGGCCTTCGGGAACATTCCAAGGCCAGCCAGGAAGCTTTTGAGCGCGCCATTGCACGCGCGCCCGAAGTGCGCGAATGCCACAACACCACCGGGACGATCGAATACCTTCTGCGGGTGGAATGCGCTGATCTGCCAGAATACAAATCGTTTCACACCGATACCTTGGGCGCCATTCCGCAGGTGAGTTCTATCACGTCCTATGTGGTGATGGGCTCCCCCAAGGACGAACGCGCCTGA
- a CDS encoding L-malyl-CoA/beta-methylmalyl-CoA lyase, whose translation MSFRLQPTAPARPNRCQLFGPGSRPAIFEKMAASAADVINLDLEDSVAPSDKDSARANVIQAISDIDWGTKTLSVRINGLDTPYWYKDVVDLLEQAGERLDQIMIPKVGCAGDIYAVDALVTAVEAAKGRSKKITFEVIIESAAGIAHVEEIAAASPRMTAMSLGAADFAASMGMQTTGIGGTQENYYMLREGQKYWSDPWHWAQTAIVAACRTHGVLPVDGPFGDFSDDEGFRAQARRSATLGMVGKWAIHPKQVAIANEVFTPSEEAVTEAREILAAMEQAKANGEGATVYKGRLVDIASIKQAEVIVRQSEMIAS comes from the coding sequence ATGAGCTTTCGCCTTCAGCCCACTGCCCCTGCACGCCCGAACCGCTGTCAGCTTTTTGGCCCCGGATCCCGCCCGGCGATATTCGAGAAAATGGCGGCTTCTGCGGCAGATGTGATCAACCTTGACCTCGAAGACAGTGTCGCGCCCAGCGACAAAGACTCAGCGCGCGCCAACGTCATTCAGGCGATCTCCGATATCGACTGGGGCACCAAGACGCTGTCGGTCCGCATCAACGGGCTGGACACGCCCTATTGGTACAAGGACGTGGTGGATTTGCTGGAACAGGCAGGCGAGCGGCTGGATCAGATCATGATTCCCAAAGTCGGCTGCGCGGGCGATATCTATGCCGTTGATGCGCTGGTCACAGCGGTTGAGGCCGCCAAGGGCCGCAGCAAAAAGATCACCTTTGAGGTCATCATCGAATCTGCGGCCGGGATCGCCCATGTCGAAGAAATCGCCGCCGCCTCCCCCCGTATGACCGCGATGAGCCTTGGGGCTGCCGATTTTGCCGCCTCCATGGGGATGCAAACCACAGGCATCGGTGGCACTCAGGAAAACTATTATATGCTGCGCGAGGGCCAGAAATATTGGTCAGACCCGTGGCATTGGGCGCAAACGGCCATCGTGGCCGCCTGCCGGACGCATGGTGTTCTGCCGGTGGATGGACCCTTTGGCGATTTTTCGGATGACGAAGGGTTTCGCGCGCAGGCACGGCGGTCGGCCACGCTGGGCATGGTGGGCAAATGGGCGATCCATCCCAAGCAGGTCGCCATCGCCAATGAAGTCTTTACCCCCTCGGAAGAGGCCGTGACCGAAGCCCGCGAAATTCTGGCGGCCATGGAACAGGCCAAAGCCAATGGCGAAGGGGCAACCGTCTACAAGGGGCGACTGGTTGATATCGCCTCCATCAAACAGGCGGAAGTGATCGTGCGCCAGTCAGAAATGATCGCCTCCTGA
- the dgcN gene encoding N-acetyltransferase DgcN, translated as MIETPYLLFLGDAQDQLAAKVAQGIKDWRPENAVGQLRLPGCKADVGLQDMTLQQAKEAGAKTVVIGVANRGGFISKEWRAVLVEALEAGFDLASGLHNLLRDEGELVAAAQVHGRTLHDVRVPTDAYPIASGVKRSGKRVLAVGTDCSVGKMYTALALDASMRELGMKSTFRATGQTGILITGSGVPLDAVIADFMAGSVEYLTPDNDEDHWDIIEGQGSIFHVSYSGVTLALIHGGQPDALIICHEPTRKHMRGLPDFAVPSMEAVRDITLQLAHVANPSCQVVGVSINTQHLSDAEATAYCEEIEARLGLPTVDPFRHGAGRLAQALAAL; from the coding sequence ATGATCGAGACACCATATCTACTCTTTTTAGGCGACGCGCAGGACCAGCTCGCAGCCAAGGTTGCACAGGGCATCAAGGACTGGCGGCCGGAAAACGCAGTTGGTCAATTGCGCTTGCCAGGCTGTAAGGCAGACGTCGGCCTGCAGGACATGACGCTGCAACAGGCCAAGGAGGCGGGCGCGAAGACGGTTGTCATTGGCGTGGCAAACCGGGGTGGTTTTATCTCAAAGGAATGGCGCGCAGTCTTGGTTGAGGCGCTTGAGGCGGGGTTTGATCTGGCGAGCGGTCTGCATAATCTGCTGCGTGATGAGGGTGAACTTGTTGCGGCAGCACAGGTGCATGGGCGGACGTTGCATGACGTGCGTGTTCCAACGGATGCCTATCCGATTGCCAGCGGTGTCAAACGCTCTGGCAAGCGTGTTTTGGCCGTCGGAACCGATTGTTCGGTCGGCAAGATGTATACGGCACTGGCCCTTGATGCCTCCATGCGCGAGCTTGGCATGAAAAGCACCTTCCGGGCCACCGGGCAAACGGGTATTCTGATCACCGGTTCAGGTGTGCCACTGGATGCTGTGATTGCAGACTTCATGGCCGGGTCCGTCGAATATCTGACGCCAGACAATGACGAGGACCATTGGGACATCATCGAAGGGCAGGGCAGCATTTTCCACGTGTCCTATTCGGGGGTGACGCTGGCCTTGATCCATGGCGGGCAGCCTGATGCGCTGATCATCTGTCACGAGCCGACGCGCAAACACATGCGCGGCTTGCCGGATTTTGCGGTGCCTTCGATGGAAGCGGTGCGTGACATCACATTGCAACTGGCCCATGTGGCCAACCCGTCCTGTCAGGTCGTCGGGGTTTCCATCAATACCCAACATCTCAGTGACGCAGAGGCGACAGCCTATTGTGAGGAGATCGAGGCGCGTTTGGGGTTGCCGACAGTGGATCCGTTCCGGCATGGCGCGGGGCGTCTGGCGCAGGCACTGGCCGCATTGTAA
- the dgcA gene encoding N-acetyl-D-Glu racemase DgcA produces the protein MKIDVSRDVFRLAQVFTISRGSRSEAHVLTVRVSDGAHSGWGECVPYARYGETLDSVTDEILGLPPQIDRAALQDMLPAGAARNAVDCALWDLEAKRAGKRVWELAGLAAPEPQITAYTLSLDSPENMHQQAVKNAHRPVLKIKLGTPDDMPRLKAVRAGAPKSKIIVDANEGWSAEVYADLAPHLVALGVALVEQPLPAGQDSALIGMDRPVPVCADESCHDRASLAGLKDKYDVINIKLDKTGGLTEALALRSEGEAMGYGVMVGCMVGSSLAMAPATLVAQGASVVDLDGPLLLAEDRQHPLEFDEKGVHPPEKELWG, from the coding sequence ATGAAAATTGACGTCTCGCGTGATGTGTTCAGGCTGGCTCAGGTGTTCACCATCAGTCGTGGATCGCGCAGCGAAGCACATGTCCTGACCGTGCGTGTGAGCGATGGCGCGCACAGCGGCTGGGGCGAATGCGTGCCCTATGCGCGCTACGGCGAAACACTGGACAGTGTGACAGACGAAATCCTCGGCCTTCCGCCGCAGATTGACCGCGCTGCCTTGCAAGACATGTTACCGGCAGGGGCTGCGCGCAATGCGGTGGATTGCGCCCTGTGGGATCTGGAAGCGAAACGCGCGGGCAAACGGGTCTGGGAACTGGCTGGTCTGGCGGCACCGGAACCGCAGATTACGGCCTACACGCTGTCGCTGGACAGCCCCGAAAACATGCATCAGCAGGCGGTTAAAAATGCCCATCGCCCTGTGTTGAAAATCAAACTGGGTACGCCTGATGATATGCCACGGCTCAAGGCGGTGCGGGCCGGTGCGCCAAAGTCAAAGATCATCGTGGATGCAAACGAAGGGTGGTCTGCCGAGGTTTACGCGGATCTGGCCCCGCATCTGGTGGCGCTTGGCGTTGCACTGGTCGAACAACCCTTGCCTGCGGGTCAGGATTCGGCGTTGATCGGCATGGACCGCCCGGTGCCGGTTTGTGCGGATGAAAGCTGTCACGACCGGGCCAGCCTGGCCGGTTTGAAAGACAAATACGATGTCATCAACATCAAGCTCGACAAGACCGGCGGCTTGACCGAAGCACTTGCCTTGCGTAGCGAAGGGGAAGCAATGGGGTACGGTGTGATGGTTGGGTGCATGGTTGGATCCAGCCTTGCCATGGCACCGGCAACGCTTGTGGCGCAGGGTGCGTCAGTAGTGGACCTTGATGGGCCGCTGCTTTTGGCCGAAGATCGGCAACACCCGTTGGAATTTGATGAAAAAGGCGTTCACCCGCCTGAAAAGGAGCTTTGGGGATGA